In the genome of Notamacropus eugenii isolate mMacEug1 chromosome 5, mMacEug1.pri_v2, whole genome shotgun sequence, one region contains:
- the SETD4 gene encoding SET domain-containing protein 4 isoform X1: MRLLYGNYIHIMKRKGRGRTGRQRRRKSFRNPELSKVSESHKSEFIELRKWLKERKFKDHHLRPTRFSGTGRGLMSVKSLQPGELLISLPEKCLLTTDTVIKSYLGDYITKWKPPISPLLALCAFLISEKHAGNKSPWKPYLDVLPKTYTCLVCLEPQVVRLLPKPLKMKAQEQRIHIQELFVSSRGFFSSLQSLFTEDVEHIFHYNAFLWAWCTINTRTVYMKHARKECLSAEPDVYALAPYLDLLNHSPEVQVKAAFNEETHCYEIRTTSSCTKYEELFICYGPHDNHRLLLEYGFVASNNPHSAVYISIDTLLDQFPSVDTQMDKKISLLKEHGFSENLTFGWDGPSWRLLTALKLLCLGEDEFTCWKKVLRGEVISHRNEWKSLVLSRKICSYYIEEAKTALQKVSHMKNEEAALKDHLTLVENLWVEELKLLQVSADILKTMYQETT, encoded by the exons ATGAGGCTGCTTTATGGAAATTATATCCACATcatgaagaggaaaggaaggggaagaaccggcagacaaagaagaagaaaatcatttAGAAACCCAGAGTTGAGTAAAG tGAGTGAGAGCCACAAATCAGAATTTATAGAACTTAGGAAGTGGCTGAAAGAGAGGAAATTCAAAGATCATCATCTAAGGCCAACAAGATTTTCAG GGACAGGAAGAGGACTGATGTCTGTAAAATCCTTGCAG cCAGGAGAGCTGCTTATTTCATTGCCTGAGAAGTGCCTACTCACTACAGACACTGTAATTAAAAGCTACTTGGGAGATTACATTACTAA GTGGAAGCCTCCTATATCTCCCTTGCTGGCCCTGTGTGCCtttttaatttcagaaaaacatgcaGGAAACAAGTCTCCCTGGAAGCCCTACCTGGATGTTTTACCAAAAACCTACACTTGTCTTGTTTGTTTAGAACCTCAAGTGGTGAGACTTTTACctaaacctttaaaaatgaaagcccAAGAGCAGAGGATACACATTCAGGAGTTATTTGTTTCCTCCAGaggattcttttcttctctccagtcTTTATTTACTGAGGATGTGGAACACATTTTTCACTATAATGCTTTTCTTTGGGCTTGGTGTACCATTAACACCAGAACAGTGTACATGAAACACGCACGGAAGGAATGTCTTTCGGCAGAGCCAGATGTATATGCTTTAGCTCCGTATTTAGATCTGTTGAATCACAGTCCAGAGGTTCAG GTAAAAGCAGCATTTAATGAAGAAACTCATTGTTATGAAATTAGGACTACTTCAAGTTGCACAAAATATGAAGAACTGTTCATCTGCTATGGCCCTCATGATAACCACCGACTGCTTTTAGAATACGGATTTGTTGCCAGCAATAATCCACATAGTGCTGTGTATATATCAATAG ATACACTTCTTGATCAGTTTCCTTCAGTGGACACACAGATGGATAAGAAGATTTCCCTTTTAAAGGAGCATGGCTTTTCAGA gaaTTTAACTTTTGGATGGGATGGGCCATCTTGGAGACTGCTTACAGCCCTGAAGTTGTTGTGTCTTGGAGAGGATGAATT TACATGCTGGAAGAAAGTGCTTCGTGGTGAAGTAATTTCACACAGAAATGAATGGAAGAGTTTGGTTTTGTCCAGAAAAATATGCTCTTATTATATAGAAGAGGCAAAAACTGCACTTCAGAAG GTTTCCCATATGAAGAATGAGGAAGCAGCCCTGAAAGACCACTTAACTTTGGTGGAAAATTTGTGGGTAGAAGAACTGAAGCTTCTTCAAGTGTCTGCAGATATTTTAAAGACTATGTATCAAGAAACCACCTGA
- the SETD4 gene encoding SET domain-containing protein 4 isoform X2: MSVKSLQPGELLISLPEKCLLTTDTVIKSYLGDYITKWKPPISPLLALCAFLISEKHAGNKSPWKPYLDVLPKTYTCLVCLEPQVVRLLPKPLKMKAQEQRIHIQELFVSSRGFFSSLQSLFTEDVEHIFHYNAFLWAWCTINTRTVYMKHARKECLSAEPDVYALAPYLDLLNHSPEVQVKAAFNEETHCYEIRTTSSCTKYEELFICYGPHDNHRLLLEYGFVASNNPHSAVYISIDTLLDQFPSVDTQMDKKISLLKEHGFSENLTFGWDGPSWRLLTALKLLCLGEDEFTCWKKVLRGEVISHRNEWKSLVLSRKICSYYIEEAKTALQKVSHMKNEEAALKDHLTLVENLWVEELKLLQVSADILKTMYQETT, encoded by the exons ATGTCTGTAAAATCCTTGCAG cCAGGAGAGCTGCTTATTTCATTGCCTGAGAAGTGCCTACTCACTACAGACACTGTAATTAAAAGCTACTTGGGAGATTACATTACTAA GTGGAAGCCTCCTATATCTCCCTTGCTGGCCCTGTGTGCCtttttaatttcagaaaaacatgcaGGAAACAAGTCTCCCTGGAAGCCCTACCTGGATGTTTTACCAAAAACCTACACTTGTCTTGTTTGTTTAGAACCTCAAGTGGTGAGACTTTTACctaaacctttaaaaatgaaagcccAAGAGCAGAGGATACACATTCAGGAGTTATTTGTTTCCTCCAGaggattcttttcttctctccagtcTTTATTTACTGAGGATGTGGAACACATTTTTCACTATAATGCTTTTCTTTGGGCTTGGTGTACCATTAACACCAGAACAGTGTACATGAAACACGCACGGAAGGAATGTCTTTCGGCAGAGCCAGATGTATATGCTTTAGCTCCGTATTTAGATCTGTTGAATCACAGTCCAGAGGTTCAG GTAAAAGCAGCATTTAATGAAGAAACTCATTGTTATGAAATTAGGACTACTTCAAGTTGCACAAAATATGAAGAACTGTTCATCTGCTATGGCCCTCATGATAACCACCGACTGCTTTTAGAATACGGATTTGTTGCCAGCAATAATCCACATAGTGCTGTGTATATATCAATAG ATACACTTCTTGATCAGTTTCCTTCAGTGGACACACAGATGGATAAGAAGATTTCCCTTTTAAAGGAGCATGGCTTTTCAGA gaaTTTAACTTTTGGATGGGATGGGCCATCTTGGAGACTGCTTACAGCCCTGAAGTTGTTGTGTCTTGGAGAGGATGAATT TACATGCTGGAAGAAAGTGCTTCGTGGTGAAGTAATTTCACACAGAAATGAATGGAAGAGTTTGGTTTTGTCCAGAAAAATATGCTCTTATTATATAGAAGAGGCAAAAACTGCACTTCAGAAG GTTTCCCATATGAAGAATGAGGAAGCAGCCCTGAAAGACCACTTAACTTTGGTGGAAAATTTGTGGGTAGAAGAACTGAAGCTTCTTCAAGTGTCTGCAGATATTTTAAAGACTATGTATCAAGAAACCACCTGA